One genomic window of Camelina sativa cultivar DH55 chromosome 5, Cs, whole genome shotgun sequence includes the following:
- the LOC104787967 gene encoding uncharacterized protein At3g43530-like, producing the protein MKEDNEDLPKIALLFFIGYVLTRRNNKAKGYIKSFFLKIVDYLSLCEVFPWGTLSFLYYLESLKDMVKKFKGPVASWTWSIPCYITHLEILPFECIALLKKKYRVDVERAASTCPRMCMTEFLKIGEKGYPLQNIYKEIGTDKEIESLLLPTTDE; encoded by the exons ATGAAAGAGGATAATGAAGATCTTCCGAAGATAGCATTGCTTTTCTTCATAGGTTATGTCCTTACCAGAAGGAATAACAAAGCGAAAGGTTATATAAAGTCGTTCTTTCTGAAGATTGTGGATTATCTAAGTCTCTGTGAAGTCTTTCCTTGGGGTACTCTATCATTTCTTTACTACCTAGAGAGTCTTAAAGATATGGTCAAAAAATTCAAAGGCCCAGTGGCTTCATGGACATGGTCTATACCGTGCTATATTACTCATCTAGAG ATATTGCCTTTTGAGTGTATTGCACTGctcaagaaaaaatatagagttGATGTAGAACGAGCAGCGAGTACATGTCCAAGAATGTGCATGACGGAGTTTCTCAAAATCGGTGAAAAAGGCTATCCACTTCAGAACATATACAAGGAAATTGGAACTGATAAG gAGATCGAATCCCTTTTGTTACCTACAACTGATGAGTAA
- the LOC109132942 gene encoding uncharacterized protein LOC109132942, which translates to MDMHISLLVFKSSVCADGIFLSQRKYVIDLLNETCFMEAKPAKSTPLEDGYKVSQQMKVPTKYHLTMVERILRYLRGSLDRGVWMGKNASIEIVGYCDADWAGDRVDRRSTTNYCTFIGGNMVNWKTKKQKVVACSTAEAEYRAMRKLTNELPWLKGLLAEF; encoded by the exons ATGGATATGCATATTTCTCTCCTTGTCTTCAAGTCTTCTGT ATGTGCTGATGGCATTTTCCTATCCCAAAGGAAATATGTGATTGATCTTTTGAATGAGACATGTTTTATGGAGGCTAAGCCAGCTAAGAGTACTCCCCTAGAAGATGGCTACAAG GTAAGCCAACAAATGAAGGTTCCTACCAAGTATCACTTGACCATGGTGGAGAGAATCCTTAGATACCTCAGGGGGAGCTTGGATCGTGGCGTATGGATGGGCAAGAATGCAAGCATAGAGATTGTTGGATACTGCGATGCAGACTGGGCCGGAGATAGGGTGGACAGACGATCCACAACCAACTATTGCACCTTCATAGGAGGTAACATGGTCAATTGGAAAACCAAGAAGCAAAAAGTGGTGGCATGCTCAACCGCTGAAGCTGAATACCGAGCAATGAGAAAGCTCACGAATGAGCTTCCTTGGTTGAAGGGACTCCTTGCTGAATTTTAA